The Pseudomonas sp. SCA2728.1_7 DNA segment CCGGCAGTTTCCAGCCGAGCTGTTCTTCGAGCAGGGCTTCCGGGGATTGCGATTCGTAGCGACCCTGGTTGGCAACTTCCAGCGAGACCTTGCCCGGACGTCCGGTCAGGCGTGCCGCACCACGACCCAGCGGGCCGGACAGACGAATGTCGTAGTAATCCTGACGTTGCAGCCAGAAAAGCGTGCCACTACCGGAATCTTTCGGCGCGCGGATGCCGATCTTGCCGTCGATCTGCCAGCCGTCGAGGCCGCTCAGCTGTTGTTTGTTCGCGGCCCATTGAGCCGGACTGCCGTGGCCCTCGACCGATTCGCGAGTGCCAAAACCCGAGCAGCCAGCGAGCAGGGCGATGAAGCTGAAAACAATAACGTGGCGCAAAAACATGAGTTAAAGAGTCTCGGATCCGGTCAGGCGCTTGATGGTGCTGCGCAGAATGGTGCTGTCGGGCTGATCCTTGAGGAATTTGCCCCAGATTTGTTTGGCTTCACGCTGGTTGCCCTTGGTCCACAACACTTCGCCCAGATGCGCGGCGACTTCGTGATCAGGGAAACGCTCCAGCGCTTGACGCAGATATTTCTCGGCGTCATCCAGATTGCCCAGGCGGTAATTCACCCAGCCGAGGCTGTCGAGTACGGCCGGGTCTTCCGGGTTGATCTGGTGTGCCTGCTCGATCAGCGTTTTGGCTTCAGCGTAGCGCGTGGTGCGATCGGACAGGGTGTAGCCCAAAGCATTGAGTGCCATGGCGTTGTCCGGATCACGCTTGATGATCAGGCGCAGATCTTTTTCCATCTGTGCCAGGTCATTGCGTTTTTCCGCGAGCATGGCCCGGGTGTAGAGCAGATTCAGATCGTCCGGGTATTGCAGCAAAGCTTGCTGCAAGACTTTCCAGGCCTTGTCGTCCTGTTTATTGGCCGACAGGGTTTCCGATTCGATCAGGTACAACTGAATCGCGTAATCCGGTTGTTCGTCGCGCTGGGCGGCGAGTTTGCTTTGCGCTTCAGCGGTCTTGCCGTTGTTCATCAGAATATCGGCCTGACGCAATTGCGCTGGCAGATAGTCATTGCCCGGGCCGACCTGGGCGTACTCGATGAGGGCGCCTTGCGGGTCGTTGCGTTCTTCAGCGATGCGACCGAGGTTCAGGTGCGCCGAATCGACGTGGCTTTCACGGGCGATCAAGTCTTCCAGATAACCCTTGGCTTCATCCCAGGCTTTGGCTTCCAGGCAGACCAAGGCCAGCGAGTAGCGCAGTTCGTCGTCTTCCGGGTATTGCTGCACAAGGCTGGAGAACTCGGCTTTGGCGTCGTCCATGCGGTCTTGTTCGACCAGCATGCGTGCGTAAGTCAGGCGCAGGCGTTTGTCGTCCGGATACTTCTTGATGCTTTTCTGCAGCAGTGGCAGCGCTTCGTCGCCTCGGTTGAGAATTTGCAGCAGGCGCGCGCGCAGCAGAATCGGCGCGATCTCGCCGTCATCCGGCGGATTGTCTTCGAGCAGGGCCAGCGCGGCTTTGTTGTCGCCGTCCTGTTGCAAGAGCAGGGCCTTGCCGAAAATCAGCTGGCTGTTGTTCGGATGACGCTGCAACAAACGGTCAAAACTTTTCATCAGACCGTTGCGGGTTTCCTGATCGGTATCCGCTGCCGACAGCGCGAGGAAGTCGAAATGGGTGTCGCCCTTGCCCTGCAGGACCTTCTCCATATAGACCATCGAGTCGTCATAACGCCCGGCGCGCGCCAGTTGCACGGCAGCGGCGCGTTGCGCTTCGAGGTCGTCCGGGGCGTTTTTCGCCCAGATCAGCGCGGTATCGAGGGCCGGTTGATCGGCGCCCAGATATTCGGCGATACGGAATGCGCGCTCGGAGACGCCCGGATCCTGCGTATTGATGGCCTGGGTCACGTAGTTATCCAGGGCAATGTCGAAACGATTGCGCTGGCCGGCGAGTTCGGCGCTCAACAGGCTGAAAACGGTTTCCTCGCTGAACGAGCTGTAAACCTTGGGCTTTTCAGGCGCAGGCGTGGTGTCTTCAACCGACGGCGTACCGTCCGGCGAAACGGGAGCCAAGGCCTGGCAGCCGCTGAGGAAGACAAAAGCAAGGAGCAACGCGGAAGATCTATTCATATAGGAAGAGGACGACTAACCTGCGGTCGGATCATCATGACACAAGCCTTCGGCCAAACATAACCGAGACTCAATTGTGCCCATTATAGGGGCTGACGATTGGGACAATAGTCAGCGGTAGTTGTTCTGAATCTTTCGAAGGTGGACAATTGCCGGCTTCACGTCACCATCAGCGACCTTGAATGGCCTTCCTTGCACTCGGTATCAACCACAAGACTGCTTCAGTAGACGTCCGCGAGCGCGTGGCTTTTACTCCTGAACAGCTGGTGGAGGCCTTGCAGCAGCTCTGCCGACTGACCGACAGCCGCGAAGCCGCGATCCTCTCCACCTGCAATCGCAGTGAGCTTTATATAGAACAGGATCAGCTTTCTGCCGATATCGTGCTGCGCTGGCTGGCCGACTATCACCATTTAAGCCTCGATGAGCTGCGCGCGAGTGCTTATGTGCATGAAGATGATGCGGCAGTTCGTCACATGATGCGCGTCGCCTCCGGGCTCGACTCGCTGGTGTTGGGCGAACCGCAGATTCTCGGCCAGATGAAATCGGCCTACGCCGTGGCCCGCGAGGCCGGAACCATCGGCCCGCTGCTGGGGCGACTGTTTCAAGCGACCTTCAATGCCGCCAAACAGGTACGCACCGACACCGCTATCGGTGAAAACCCGGTGTCCGTGGCGTTTGCTGCCGTCAGCCTGGCGAAACAGATTTTCAGTGATTTGCAGCGCAGCCAGGCCTTGCTGATCGGCGCCGGCGAGACCATCACCCTGGTCGCCCGCCATTTGCACGAGCTGGGGGTCAAGCGCATCGTCGTCGCCAACCGCACGCTGGAACGCGCCAGTCTGCTGGCCGAACAGTTCGGCGCTCACGCGGTGTTGCTGTCGGACATCCCGGCGGAACTGGTGCGCAGCGATATCGTGATCAGTTCGACTGCCAGTCAGTTGCCGATTCTCGGCAAGGGCGCGGTTGAAAGCGCTTTGAAGCTGCGCAAGCACAAACCGATCTTTATGGTCGACATCGCCGTTCCCCGCGATATCGAGCCGGAAGTCGGCGAGTTGGACGACGTTTACCTTTATAGCGTCGACGATCTCCACGAAGTGGTAGCCGAGAACCTCAAGAGTCGCCAGGGCGCAGCCCAGGCGGCGGAAGAAATGGTTTCGGTCGGCGCTGACGATTTCATGGTGCGTCTGCGTGAGCTGGCGGCGGTCGATGTGCTCAAGGCCTATCGTCAACAGAGCGAACGCCTGCGCGACGAGGAGCTGCAAAAAGCCCTGCGCCTGCTCGCCAACGGCGGCAACGCTGAAGACGTGCTCGGGCAACTGGCCCGTGGCCTGACCAATAAACTGTTGCATGCCCCGAGCGTGCAATTGAAAAAGCTTTCTGCCGAAGGCCGCCTTGATGCGCTGGCCATGGCCCAGGAACTCTTTGCCCTTGAGGGCTCACCGGATAGCTTTTCGGATAAAAAACCGCAATGAAAGCGTCACTGCTCAATAAGCTGGATGTCCTCCAGGACCGTTTCGAGGAACTGACCGCGCTGCTTGGCGACGGCGAAGTCATTGCCGACCAGGCCAAATTCCGCGCTTATTCCAAGGAATACGCCGAACTCGAGCCGGTGGTACAAGGCTATAAAAAGCTGCTCAGCGTACAAAGCGATCTTGAAGGCGCGCAGGCGCTGCTCAAGGACAGCGACCCGGACATGCGCGAAATGGCCGTGGAAGAAGTCCGCGAAGCCAAGGAATTGCTGATCACCCTGGAAGCCGATCTGCAACGCATGTTGCTGCCCAAGGATCCGAATGACGGCCGCAACGTCTTCCTCGAAATTCGCGCCGGCACCGGTGGCGACGAGGCAGCGATCTTCTCCGGCGATTTGTTCCGCATGTACTCGCGTTACGCCGAGCGCCGTGGCTGGCGGGTCGAGATTCTTTCGGAAAACGAAGGCGAACACGGTGGCTATAAAGAAGTCATCGCGCGCATTGAAGGCGACAACGTTTACGGCAAACTGAAATTCGAATCCGGCGCGCACCGCGTACAGCGCGTGCCCGCCACCGAATCCCAGGGCCGTATCCACACCTCGGCCTGCACCGTGGCGGTGTTGCCCGAGCCGGACGAGCGCGAAGCCATCGAGATCAATCCGGCGGATTTGCGCGTCGACACGTTCCGTTCCTCCGGGGCTGGTGGTCAGCACGTCAACACCACCGACTCCGCGATCCGCATCACCCATATACCGACCGGCACCGTCGTCGAGTGTCAGGAAGAACGTTCCCAGCACAAAAACCGTGCACGGGCGATGGCGTGGTTGTCGGCCAAGCTCAATGATCAGCAAACCGCAGCGGCGGCCAATGCGATCGCCAGCGAGCGTAAATTGCTGGTGGGCTCGGGCGATCGTTCCGAGCGCATCCGCACCTACAACTTTGCCCAGGGCCGGGTTACAGACCATCGCGTCAACCTGACCCTGTATTCCCTCGATGAAATTCTTGCCGGTGGCGTTGAAGCGGTGATCGAGCCATTGCTGGCCGAATATCAGGCTGACCAACTCGCAGCGATAGGTGAATAAATGACCATCATTGCCAGCCTGTTGCGTGCCGCCGAATTGCCGGATTCACCGACTGCGCGTCTGGATGCCGAGTTGCTTCTGGCCGCGGCACTGGGCAAATCGCGCAGCTTTCTGCACACCTGGCCCGAGCGCATCGTGCCAAGTGAAGCAGCGCTGACCTTTGCCGAATACCTGCAACGTCGCCGTGGCGGCGAGCCGGTGGCCTACATTCTCGGGCAGCAGGGGTTCTGGAAACTCGATCTGGAAGTCGCACCGCACACGCTGATCCCGCGTCCGGACACTGAGTTGCTGGTGGAAGCGGCGCTGGAATTGCTGCCCGCGACCCCGGCCAAAGTGCTCGACCTCGGCACTGGCAGCGGTGCGATTGCTTTGGCCTTGGCCAGCGAGCGTCCGGCGTGGAAAGTCACCGCCGTGGATCGCGTACTCGAAGCCGTAGCTTTGGCCGAGCGCAATCGCCAGCGCCTGCATCTGAACAACGCCACGGTGCTGAGCAGCCATTGGTTCAGCGCGCTGGAAGGTCAGCGTTTCCAGTTGATCATCAGCAACCCGCCGTACATTGCTGCCGCCGATCCGCATCTGGTCGAAGGCGATGTGCGCTTCGAACCGGCCAGTGCGCTGGTTGCCGGTGAGGACGGTCTCGACGATCTGCGTCTGATCGTTGCGCAGGCCCCGGAACATCTGCAGGCCGCTGGCTGGTTGATGCTCGAACACGGCTATGATCAAGCCGAAGCCGTGCGTGATCTGCTGCTGACCCGCGGTTTCGAAGAAGTCCACAGCCGCACCGATCTGGGCGGTCATCAACGCATCAGTCTGGGGCGTCTGCCGTGCTGAATGATCAGGAATTGCTGCGCTACAGTCGGCAGATTCTGCTGCAACACATCGACATCGACGGGCAATTGAAGCTCAAGGACAGTCGCGTGCTGATCGTCGGTCTCGGCGGTCTCGGTGCGCCGGTTGCGCTGTATCTGGCCGCGGCCGGTGTCGGCCAATTGCATCTGGCGGATTTCGATACCGTCGACCTGACCAACCTGCAACGTCAGATCATCCATGACACCGACAGCGTCGGCATGAGCAAGGTCGACTCGGCGCTCAAGCGTCTGGGCGCGATCAATCCCGAGATCCAACTGATCGCTCACCGTCAGGCACTGGACGAAGATTCTCTCGCGGCTGCCGTGGCGGCGGTGGATCTGGTGCTCGACTGCTCCGATAATTTCTCCACTCGTGAGGCGGTCAACGCGGCGTGCGTGGCCGCGTGTAAACCGTTGGTCAGCGGTGCGGCGATTCGTCTGGAAGGTCAGCTATCGGTGTTCGACCCACGTCGTGCCGAGAGTCCGTGTTACCACTGTTTATACGGACACGGCAGCGAAGCCGAACTGACTTGCAGCGAGGCCGGTGTGGTCGGGCCGCTGGTCGGCCTGGTTGGTAGCCTGCAGGCGCTGGAAGCCTTGAAGGTGCTGGTCGGTTTCGGCGAACCACTGGTGGGTCGCTTGCTGTTGATCGATGCCCTCGGCTCGCGTTTCCGCGAGTTGCGCGTCAAGCGTGATCCGGGTTGCAGCGTCTGTGGTTCGCGCCATGCGTGAAGCGCCGATCGGCGTGTTCGACTCCGGTGTCGGCGGCTTGTCGGTACTGGCGGAAATTCAGCGTTTGTTGCCCAATGAATCACTGCTCTATGTCGCCGATTGCGGGCACATTCCCTACGGTGAGAAAACCCCTGAGTTCATTCGCCAGCGTTGCAGCGTGATGGCCGGGTTTTTCCGCGAGCAAGGTGCCAAGGCGTTGGTGCTGGCCTGCAATACCGCGACGGTCGCGGGCGTTGCCGATTTGCGTCGTGATTTTCCCGACTGGCCAATAGTCGGCATGGAGCCAGCGGTCAAACCCGCCGCCGCCGCAACCCGCAGCGGTGTGGTCGGCGTGCTCGCCACCACCGGCACATTGCAGAGCGCCAAATTCGCCGCGTTGCTGGATCGCTTTGCCGCTGATGTACGCGTGATCACCCAGCCATGCCCTGGCCTGGTCGAGCTGATTGAAAGCGGCGATCTGCACAGCGCCGAGTTGCGCCAGTTGCTGCAAGGGTATGTCGAGCCACTGTTGGCCAGCGGTTGCGACACGATCATTCTGGGCTGCACCCACTATCCCTTTCTCAAGCCGATGCTCAAGTCGATGATCCCAGCGGACATCACGCTGATCGATACCGGTGCGGCTGTAGCGCGGCAACTTCAGCGGCTTTTGGCGGAGCGCGATTTGCTCGCTGCCGGCCCGAACCAGGCGGTCAGATTCTGGACCAGCGCTGATCCTGCCTACTTCAGAAACATCCTGCCGCTACTGGGCCAGAGTGCCGGCGAAGTGCAAAACTTCGACTTGTAAAAAAATTGTGAAATAACTAAAAAATCAGCTGAACTTCTAAGCAGGCGCTAGCTTCTATAGCGAAGAGTTATCTAGAAAACCAAACGATCGTTCCGGAAAAGGAAGTTTCAACGTGAAGCGACTATTCTGCTTGGCCGCGATTGCGGCCGCACTGATGGGGCAAAGTTTTACTGCACAAGCGGCAGGTGTTGAGTTCGCAGTGGGGGCCACCAGCGACTCGACCATGACGTACCGCCTGGGCATGAATTTCGACTGGGACAAGAGCTGGCTGCAAAGTGACGTCGGTCGCCTGACCGGTTACTGGAGCGGCGCCTACACCTACTGGGAAGGCGACAAGACCTCGAGCAACAACAGCCTTTCGTTCTCGCCGGTGTTTGTTTACGAGTTTGCCGGTCAGTCGGTCAAACCGTATATCGAAGCGGGGATTGGCGTGGCGGCGTTCTCTAACACCAAGTACGAATCCAACAATCTCGGCGGCTCTTTCCAGTTTGAAGATCGCCTCGGTTTTGGTCTGCGTTTCAATGGCGGGCATGAAGTCGGGATTCGGGCGACGCACTATTCCAACGCCGGCCTTGCCAGTGACAACGACGGTGTAGAAAGTTACTCGCTGCATTACACGATGCCGCTCTAAGCCGAGCGCATACCCCCTGTAGGAGTGAGCCTGCTCGCGATAGCGGTGTGTCAGTCACACATATATTGACTGACACACCGCTATCGCGAGCAGGCTCACTCCTACATTTGTTTTGGGGTGTTCTTGGGATCAGCGGTAGGCGGTCGTGATGCCTTTGCGCTCTTCAATGCACTCGGGCGCGCCCATCTCGAACTCGCGGCAGATCAACGGTCGTTTCTCATAGATCGTGCACATCATGCTGTCGCGATCCAGCGCCGCGCACCAGCCGTCGTCCAGGCGCAGCATCACTTCGCCGCCCCATTCATCGGTATCGATAAAGCGATCAGGCACGCCGGTGTCGGTGATCAACATCACTTCGAGCTGGCAGCAGCACGCCGCGCAGGTCGAGCAGGTGACCGCCGGCTCGGTGATTTGCTGGTGGGGAATGGTTTTCATGGCGGCAGTGTAAGGCAGTCGCTGCTGTGCGTGTGAAAGGTCTGACAGACGCTCAGTGCGCCAACCGGCGCGCTATGGAATGCAGCAGCGGAAACAGCAGTGCCCAGAGCAGGCCGATGCCGATCAATGTCGGTAACTCGCCATAGGGAAATTGCACCCCGGCCAGTCGCCCGCCAGCGTAATACGACAACGCGCCGCCGACCGCGCCCAGCACGCTGGCCAGCCACCATGGCCGGGCGCTCCATGCCAGGCAATGACGCAACGTGGTCGCCAGCAGTGCCCAGAGCAGCATCAGCCACAGCGGAATCAGTGGCGACTGATCCTGAAACTCGAACACCCCGACACCACGCAACACACTGTCCACCGCCGTGCCGACAATCACCACGCTCAAAATCAAACGGCCTTCAGCCGCCCAACTGCTGATCCAGCGCAGATGAATCAC contains these protein-coding regions:
- a CDS encoding YkgJ family cysteine cluster protein, producing MKTIPHQQITEPAVTCSTCAACCCQLEVMLITDTGVPDRFIDTDEWGGEVMLRLDDGWCAALDRDSMMCTIYEKRPLICREFEMGAPECIEERKGITTAYR
- the prmC gene encoding peptide chain release factor N(5)-glutamine methyltransferase, encoding MTIIASLLRAAELPDSPTARLDAELLLAAALGKSRSFLHTWPERIVPSEAALTFAEYLQRRRGGEPVAYILGQQGFWKLDLEVAPHTLIPRPDTELLVEAALELLPATPAKVLDLGTGSGAIALALASERPAWKVTAVDRVLEAVALAERNRQRLHLNNATVLSSHWFSALEGQRFQLIISNPPYIAAADPHLVEGDVRFEPASALVAGEDGLDDLRLIVAQAPEHLQAAGWLMLEHGYDQAEAVRDLLLTRGFEEVHSRTDLGGHQRISLGRLPC
- a CDS encoding DUF2878 domain-containing protein, giving the protein MLERVANAVLFQIGWLTCVLGGNSLWLLLALAVLVIHLRWISSWAAEGRLILSVVIVGTAVDSVLRGVGVFEFQDQSPLIPLWLMLLWALLATTLRHCLAWSARPWWLASVLGAVGGALSYYAGGRLAGVQFPYGELPTLIGIGLLWALLFPLLHSIARRLAH
- the lolB gene encoding lipoprotein insertase outer membrane protein LolB, yielding MFLRHVIVFSFIALLAGCSGFGTRESVEGHGSPAQWAANKQQLSGLDGWQIDGKIGIRAPKDSGSGTLFWLQRQDYYDIRLSGPLGRGAARLTGRPGKVSLEVANQGRYESQSPEALLEEQLGWKLPVSNLAWWVRGLPAPDSKSRLNLDADSRLASLEQDGWKVEYTAYTEQNGYWLPERIKLHGTDLDVTLVIKTWQPRKLGQ
- a CDS encoding acyloxyacyl hydrolase, coding for MKRLFCLAAIAAALMGQSFTAQAAGVEFAVGATSDSTMTYRLGMNFDWDKSWLQSDVGRLTGYWSGAYTYWEGDKTSSNNSLSFSPVFVYEFAGQSVKPYIEAGIGVAAFSNTKYESNNLGGSFQFEDRLGFGLRFNGGHEVGIRATHYSNAGLASDNDGVESYSLHYTMPL
- a CDS encoding molybdopterin-synthase adenylyltransferase MoeB, coding for MLNDQELLRYSRQILLQHIDIDGQLKLKDSRVLIVGLGGLGAPVALYLAAAGVGQLHLADFDTVDLTNLQRQIIHDTDSVGMSKVDSALKRLGAINPEIQLIAHRQALDEDSLAAAVAAVDLVLDCSDNFSTREAVNAACVAACKPLVSGAAIRLEGQLSVFDPRRAESPCYHCLYGHGSEAELTCSEAGVVGPLVGLVGSLQALEALKVLVGFGEPLVGRLLLIDALGSRFRELRVKRDPGCSVCGSRHA
- the hemA gene encoding glutamyl-tRNA reductase; its protein translation is MAFLALGINHKTASVDVRERVAFTPEQLVEALQQLCRLTDSREAAILSTCNRSELYIEQDQLSADIVLRWLADYHHLSLDELRASAYVHEDDAAVRHMMRVASGLDSLVLGEPQILGQMKSAYAVAREAGTIGPLLGRLFQATFNAAKQVRTDTAIGENPVSVAFAAVSLAKQIFSDLQRSQALLIGAGETITLVARHLHELGVKRIVVANRTLERASLLAEQFGAHAVLLSDIPAELVRSDIVISSTASQLPILGKGAVESALKLRKHKPIFMVDIAVPRDIEPEVGELDDVYLYSVDDLHEVVAENLKSRQGAAQAAEEMVSVGADDFMVRLRELAAVDVLKAYRQQSERLRDEELQKALRLLANGGNAEDVLGQLARGLTNKLLHAPSVQLKKLSAEGRLDALAMAQELFALEGSPDSFSDKKPQ
- the prfA gene encoding peptide chain release factor 1 — its product is MKASLLNKLDVLQDRFEELTALLGDGEVIADQAKFRAYSKEYAELEPVVQGYKKLLSVQSDLEGAQALLKDSDPDMREMAVEEVREAKELLITLEADLQRMLLPKDPNDGRNVFLEIRAGTGGDEAAIFSGDLFRMYSRYAERRGWRVEILSENEGEHGGYKEVIARIEGDNVYGKLKFESGAHRVQRVPATESQGRIHTSACTVAVLPEPDEREAIEINPADLRVDTFRSSGAGGQHVNTTDSAIRITHIPTGTVVECQEERSQHKNRARAMAWLSAKLNDQQTAAAANAIASERKLLVGSGDRSERIRTYNFAQGRVTDHRVNLTLYSLDEILAGGVEAVIEPLLAEYQADQLAAIGE
- a CDS encoding tetratricopeptide repeat protein, coding for MNRSSALLLAFVFLSGCQALAPVSPDGTPSVEDTTPAPEKPKVYSSFSEETVFSLLSAELAGQRNRFDIALDNYVTQAINTQDPGVSERAFRIAEYLGADQPALDTALIWAKNAPDDLEAQRAAAVQLARAGRYDDSMVYMEKVLQGKGDTHFDFLALSAADTDQETRNGLMKSFDRLLQRHPNNSQLIFGKALLLQQDGDNKAALALLEDNPPDDGEIAPILLRARLLQILNRGDEALPLLQKSIKKYPDDKRLRLTYARMLVEQDRMDDAKAEFSSLVQQYPEDDELRYSLALVCLEAKAWDEAKGYLEDLIARESHVDSAHLNLGRIAEERNDPQGALIEYAQVGPGNDYLPAQLRQADILMNNGKTAEAQSKLAAQRDEQPDYAIQLYLIESETLSANKQDDKAWKVLQQALLQYPDDLNLLYTRAMLAEKRNDLAQMEKDLRLIIKRDPDNAMALNALGYTLSDRTTRYAEAKTLIEQAHQINPEDPAVLDSLGWVNYRLGNLDDAEKYLRQALERFPDHEVAAHLGEVLWTKGNQREAKQIWGKFLKDQPDSTILRSTIKRLTGSETL
- the murI gene encoding glutamate racemase, giving the protein MREAPIGVFDSGVGGLSVLAEIQRLLPNESLLYVADCGHIPYGEKTPEFIRQRCSVMAGFFREQGAKALVLACNTATVAGVADLRRDFPDWPIVGMEPAVKPAAAATRSGVVGVLATTGTLQSAKFAALLDRFAADVRVITQPCPGLVELIESGDLHSAELRQLLQGYVEPLLASGCDTIILGCTHYPFLKPMLKSMIPADITLIDTGAAVARQLQRLLAERDLLAAGPNQAVRFWTSADPAYFRNILPLLGQSAGEVQNFDL